In Yamadazyma tenuis chromosome 7, complete sequence, the sequence ATCGCCAATATGAAGTAGTTCTTAAACACCTGGACCACGAGGGTGAATTCGGACTTGGAATACGTCTCATCAATCATACCTACCTTAAGTGCATAGTGGTACAAGTGGGCCGTGAGACCACGCCGGTGAAGAAACTTTTCTGGCGGCAGTGGTTCTGTTGGCGGTACTGGTGGTTGTTCGGGTGGTTGCAACTGTTGAGATTTGATGGATTCTCTCCTTACCCGTTCATTCTCCAGGACCTCACTCTCAATATCATCGGGACTTCCCATCAGCCGGAACAACATCGACGAGCCCGACATGGCGTCGTCCAAGAACgtttcatcttcttcatggTCAGTTCtgtcaaattgaagataaGAGGATGCAGCACTTGAAAGTCTTCTCACAAGAGTGGTTCTTCGAGACAACCGGCTCTGCGTAACCTCGGGTCTATACGGGGCCACCGAGTTTGCCTCCTGCAACAGCAGCCGCGAGTGCACCTCACTGTCTAGTGACTCAATGTCACTCATGGGTCGATTGTTGATATTATTTTGTGCGCGAGGCTGAGACAAAAGATAATAAACTCGAGCAACACAACAATATACAATGACTTCCCACTCTCGATACAGGGGTGACTCGTTGGACCCGTTGGAGTCTCTCAGCGACCTAGAAAACAACCTGGTCACCGACCCCCAAACCACGGACTCGGCCGTGGGACCGTCCTCGTCATCTCAAGATGCGGGTAAAGACCCCAAGCCATTGGTAGATACTTCCAGCACCGGCCTGGCGGATGCAAAAAAACCGCTAGAGctcaccaaatccaccaccaagacCACGCCCGCCAACATGTGGGGCATTTTGAGGACTGCATTGACGGTGTACGTTCTGTTGTTTCTCATTCTTATCACCGTATTATCCATTTACTGGGGATCCTTCTACCATCGCGAAAGCCGCTTGTCCAACCAAAAGACGCTATTGGTGGATCTTGACAGTCCCATACGGGTCAACGGGACCGAAATCCCCGGGATCGGGCGGGACTTTGTGGACTTTGTCACTACTGATTCATGGGCTCAGGCCCGGTGTGGGTTCACAATAGTAAACCTGCTGTACTTCAACGCTGGTGAAAACATCACCGCCCGGGTGGCCCAGATGGTGCGCCACCAGAAGTACTGGGGGGCGGTGGTAATTGGGCCCAATGTAACCGCTGGCTTGTACGAAGCCATTCAGTCGCAGAATGCTTCGGCTGCAACTCTCATACCATATTTTATCAACTGGTATTACTTGAAGTCACGGCACTTGTCGACGTTCTCCACCACCTACAGGTACAGCTTGGAGGTTCTTGAGACGTTGTGGGTCAATAACGGTAGTTTCAACACCCAAAGTACtattttgcaactgctATCTGCTAGTGAGCAAGTGCTGCTTCTAAGAAACAACGAAACAGTTCCACTAATGACCCTCAAACCGACCATCAACGAAGTCGATTTGGGGGCTTCTCTGGATATCAGTGTGTTGGGACCTTCACAGCTTGGGTTGGTGTACGCCCAGTTATTCACGGTATACCAATTTATGTTCTTCCAGACCATCTATAAGGTGGTTCGTGAAAAAATAAGTACCAGAAGCTACCTTTTCTTCCGGTGGGCGGCTTCAAACTTCAACGCGTTGTTTTTGAGTCTTGTCTATTGTTTGGCAACCCTAGCGTTCCAGATTTCCGTCACAGATACTTTTGGACACTCGGGCTTTTTGGTGCTCTGGATGATTCTTTACATGTTCATTCTCACCAATGGGTTCATAAGTGACACGGTTATTtcgttggtgatggccTACGAGAAACCGTACTTGGTGGCTCCTTGCACGATTCTTAACgtggtggtgaacttgGCCACCACCTTTTCGCCGTTTGAACTCATGCCCAGGTCCTATAGAATTGGATATGCGCTTCCCATGTACAACACCTATCAGTTGATGCGGGTGGTGTTCTTTGATTCGTGGAAGGGGACCATGGGGGTGAATATAGGGGTGATGTGGATATGGATTGTTGTTGGGACCATTGTGTCGAGTTGGGTGTTTGTGATTGTTAAGAGACTAGATGAGCTGAAGCGTCCCAAGTAATTGACTATGTAGAGTAGAAGATAAACACATTTGCATTAATATAAGAACTTAGATTACACCGCTTCATCTGCAATTTCAACCCTTGCTTCGTGTCTGATATTTCGTCcgttcttcatcaacttataAGCATCCACAAGTTGGTCGTTCCAGATTGTTAGATCATGATCTTGGAAGAGCAAGTGTTCAAAAACCTCGAGTTTGGCGATATAGACATCGGAGCTAATGGCCAGGTCGTTGATGATAAAGTCGGTGACTATGCTCGGCAAGCTGTTGAGTAGGTAGTGAACCCCGAAATCTGTCGAGGTTAACTCGACCAAGAGGTCAAAGAGCATGTCCAACGataagttcttgatgagaCTAGCAGTGATTTTATCATGTTGTACCAAAAAGTGAAGGGCCTTTTGagacttgaccaagttcaacaagataCGAAAGTATTTGGTGCTGAACAACGAATAGTCAACTACAAACTCAAGCAAATCGTCGTCGAATTTCGCCGGGTTGATCTTGCTCAAAAGCAACACGTCTGAGGCCAAGTCAAGGTATAAGTTGTACGACTTGAGCCCCGGAAGCTCCCAGTCAGGAAATGCAAAGGTGATGCTGGCAATGAGGTTGGCGATTTCGGTTGCCAAAAACGACTCAATTTCGGCATCAGTAGTTCTGGTGTTGTACAAGGCCAAGATACGATTCACTGGAGTTGAAATGGCTTCGAAGATATGGGTGTTTTCCTTATTGATGAGGTTTTGATAAAAGTCGATCTTCAAGAGGTCCAAGAGAACGTCTCCTCCAATAGGAAAACCTAGGTCGAATTGTACGGCGGGAGCCAAGACGAccatcaagtccaagagCCGCGATATCAACACCGAGTCTCCCGAAGTTTTGGCATTTGCAAATAGCTCCTTAAATTTGGCAGTGTTCAACTCTGAAATGATGTTGTGATCATCACTGAGCACTAGCACCAAGTTCTGAATTGCACTGGCAATTGGAATCATTACATCTGCGTCTTTCAAGTAAAGCAGCAAGATGGTGTGGAGCAAGCCATTGGACACCAACTCGATCTGGGAGTGGTTTCGAGTGATGATTTTCAATATTAATAAGCTGAACTGGTTGGCGTACTGGATGTTCTCGGTGATGAAATGGATGGGGTAGTATTCCAAGACAGTTGCAGGCGGCAACTTCGATAATAACGTCTCGTAGATGGCAATGAGCACGAAATCGGGGTCGGTTTCGTAGTAGTCGGGAGCTTTTACTGCTTGGTCAATCGCTGGGATCAACGACTCCACAAACAGTTGAGGTACGGTACTATTTATTAGCAAACGGTTGAAGAGCTCCAAGTCGGTTTTGTGGACGATTCCTTGGTCGAGCTGGTGAAAGACATTGCTGGCGGCTTCACTAAGCGCGTCGGAGATATCTGGGTGGGTATAGGGATTAGTAATTGCAGATACCATGGAGTGAGGTGGAAAACTAAATAGTGCGAACTCGAGCCACATCGCcactggctgcaaaactCAATCACGCTAATGCACTAAATTGTGTATATTTCAGAATATACAATTGGGGATGGGGCAAACTGAGATGAGAGACGGCAGTATATGCTAGTTGGACTGGACGGTTTCTGGTTTCAGCAGCTTTACTGGGTGCTTCACTGACCATATCCACGAGATACTGATCATATGGAAactgacccatacacccactgTCCCAAGTACCAATCTcgtgggtgtatgggtcagaaccTATCCCTGACTTCCATTCATTTCTCTCCTTCGTGTCGCACTTAATTGTTCATCCAGCCGCTCAGGCGTCGCGCTAACTAATTTGACTGTAACCGCACTAATTAAAGTTTCCACTGTGGCATTCATTAACGAGACAACCGAGAGGCCAGGAGACGTTTGCCAACCCTCCGCCCCTCAGCACCCTCACAACACCCACGGCCACCATCCCCATCGACCCCCCAGTCGTGCCGCACTGGCGGCGATCGTCACCAACCTGTCTGCCTTCTAGGAGTGGCTGCAACCACCGCACGACTCAGGCACAGACGACGTTACACAAAACCCTCCGCAAAAACATCCTCCGATCGAAACTTTCCAAGTGTTCATCCCAACTATCATATCCAATTGCCAGCCATGACCACCGCTGTAGCGCCGGACGCCCCCACCAGCGGCACCACCGAGAACTATGAAGTCGCCACCAAGCTCTTTAATGAGCAGTTTGTGTCGATCCAACCCGAAGAATACATCCAGTTTTTGGCGGTCAATGACGAGGAATCCAATGCCATTAGAGAATATTACATGGATCTTTTCCAGTGGGAccccaacttgttgaagagtACGCGGCTGTTGTGCGCCAAGTTGTACTTGAAAGGAGAGTCCCAGGAGATCGATCGGATCTTAACCAGCTTCACCCAGAGCTATATCAAGCAGAACCCCGTCAATGTTTTTTGcaccaagaactttgaaaatatcTATATCGTGTTATACagcttgattttgttgaacacctCCTTGCACAACGCTGAGGTCAAcaagaagtccaagatcAGTCAGAGTGACTACATTCGTAACACTTTTACTACCTTCATTCAACAAGACCCCAAGTTGCTGAAGAAATTGTCCATCAAACAGAGAATCACCATCGAGCGGGAGTTGGGCAATTACTACGAGGACTTGCTGAAGAACGAGTTGCACTTGAAGACTAATGTGGATGACAAGCTCGCCCGGATTCAGCCCATTACTAAGGATCTGTCCAAGGGTGTAGCCACTACGGATGAGAAAATCCCCAACTCTTCCTCCACCGACAAGATTgacgacttgaacttgtcgaGACAGGTATCAGGCTCGTCCATCTGGTCTAGTGATACCAATAAGAGGAACTCGTTGAGCATGAAACGGATGTCGAGTGCCACTTCTTCTATTTCGCagttcaccatcaccaatggATCTAGAAACAATAACCGTGTAGGGTTCACCCGAGCCTTGGTGTCGGACCAGAACCAGCGGTTCTATCAACAGGGCAACTCGTCCATGGTTTCGAATGGTACCTATGGCACCGTGAGAAATAGACAGTCCATTCGTGGAATCAATGGGTCTGGTCTCAATGGTGCTGCCGTGAACAGGTCATCCCGAGCCTCCATCGTGTCACGAGAGTCGttggccaccaacaacGACGACTCGATGTCGGTGGTGTCGTTTGAGTCGGCAGATTTGGATAAAATTAACTTGGTCGACCcgcaacagcagcagcagcaggTGACCcaattggaaaacttcaacGTTGACCAGTTCCAGGACAACTTCGATTTGACATTGGAGTTACAAGGGTCGCCTTACTTGAAGGAAGGGTTATTAAAGTTGAAAATCCTTAATAACGACCAGCAGGACAATAACTTGCCTGATAGTACCATCAGCTCGGGAACTTCTAGTGTATCAACTGCCTCCTCCACCAGCTCCCGATTCTTTTCGTTCTTTTCAAGGTCTTCCAGAGGCAACAACAGCGAGTCGAGCAGCTTGAATGCTACATCTAACAGtgtgttgaacaacaagtttgtggagtaTTTCGTTGTTGTGTCCAAGGGAGAGATGAACTTGTACTCATTTGATCCCAAGGTCGTCAAGAGACATCAgcagaagttgaagaagttcaagcaGAAACAGcagaagaacttgatcaatctcgatttcttgaatgacgatgacgatATAAGTACCTTCAACGACTCTACTGAAGATGTAGGGGATGGGAACTGGTTGAAGAATGCCGCCAACGTCGGTAACTACAACTTGTGTTCGGCCTTTTCccagttggagaagtctTCTCTCTACATAAAGAAGACCTCTGGGTATATTTTCACCTTGACGTTCCCTAAGACCAGCAAGAAGCCTAATaagaagtttgtgtttgaagcCGGAACTAAGGAAATCGCCTTGGAGTTCATAAATACTTGTAACTTCTGGGCTTCCAAGATCACTGCCATCCCCAcgtttgaagaaagtgtTTCCTCAATTGAGTACGGATGGAACGATTTGGACCAGTTGATTGGAAACAAGGCTAACTTCAAAAAGCTCAAAAGTATCCAAAAATGGGAGCCATTGCCTCAGGGACTTTACTTATCAACATACAACTATGACACGTCCGAAAACCACTACAATATGATGAAGCAGTTCATCAAGACGTTGAACTACTAccacaacttgaagaaactcttcaaagagttcaacGAGTTGCGAATtaagttcatcaagaacttcagTCTGCAAGCTAGCTCGTCCAATTTTCTTCGAATTCAAGCCAACTACGAGTCGAAGTTGTTGGACTACAAGTTTGAGTTAAAGAAGTACAAGAACTACTTGATCATCTTGGGGTTTGCTTTGCAATTAAGATTCGACTTGgaggatgaagaaaaggacCGTGAACAGCTTGAAATagatttggaaaaggaCAGTGATAACGTCGAATTTTCTGATACTGTCAACGATACTACCGTCATTGCGAGCCTGAAGAGTAGTTCAGACAATAGTAATGATGACgttgacgaagaagataaCGATGAGGAAAGTGAGTTGTCAAGATTGGTCAAGTACGAGATTCGCAAGTTGTTCATTGGATTGAAGGACGTGGGTAAAATCATTCCTACTTTCCAAACGTCCAAGTCCATTTCCAACTTAAACGAGCTCCAAAGCCAGATCCCCAATTTGACTGCCAgtgacttcaacaactcgtTCTCGTTGGTAAAGTCTCCAAAAACCTACACGTTATCCAACTATAAGGATAATGAGAGTCCGATCAACCAGTTGTTGCAGTCACAAAAACCCAAGGAAATCGTGCACAGCTTTAGCCACAACACCATCAAGGAAGAGGACGAACCTGAAGCCAACTAACCATTTTGTATAAATTAATGTAATAAGTGTAGTAGTATAAGTGTGAGGGTGGGACACGACCCACACCCGGCAGCGGTTTTCAAAAGTGCGCATTGAAGAATGCGACTTCAACTAGTATACGCCACCAAAGATGTCAGATCCCAGCTCAATTAATGGTACGTTCTCCTACGTTTGAGCAAGCAATGGTTGTGCCATCCGACATGTACAGTGTCACACACCACCGCTGCTCTTTTCCCGCACGCGATTCGCCCTACTAACACCCATCTAGGAGGTTCTGCCGTGGCCATGGTCGGAAAAGACTGTGTGGCTATTGCCTGTGATTTAAGATTAGGATCCCAGTCATTGGGattggccaacaacttcGAGAAgattttcaccatcaacgaCAAGGTGATGTTGGGGTTGACGGGGTTAGCCACCGATGTGACCACTTTGAACGAAGTGTTCAGATTCAAAAATAACTTGTACGAGTTGAGAGAAGAACGTAAGATCGAACCTCAGACGTttgccaacttggtgagCTCCACATTATACGAAAAGCGGTTCGGGCCTTACTTCTGTGGTCCGGTGGTGGCCGGCTTAAACAAGGAGAACAAACCGTtcatttgtggatttgaTCTTATTGGGTGTATCGACTTTGCCAAAGACTTTATAGTGTCTGGAACTGCCTCCGAGCAGTTGTACGGGATGTGCGAGTCGTTGTATGAACCCAACTTGGAGGCTGACGACTTGTTTGAAACCATCAGTCAGGCATTGTTGAATGCTGCTGATAGAGATACCATGTCGGGATGGGGGGCCGTGGTTTACGTGGTGACCAAAGATAGTGTCACCAAGCGGGTGTTGAAAACCCGGCAAGATTAGCTCATTGGTGTTAGATATATTTAATGAACGAAAAGAAAGCATAGTAACCTCTATATACATGGGTGGTGAGGTGGGTTATTTGTTGGATCCTTCTTGTTCCATCTGTTTTTCaatcaccttcttcaagtagttgtTCTTCCCGtacaactcttcttccCGAGCCTTTCGGCGCTGCTCGACCTCCTTTTGCCGGAGCTTAGACTGTCTAATTCTGTCGTTGGCATTGTTGACTCGGGTGTGATGAAGACATTTGTCAAGCTCATCCTTTTCGAAGTTACACATACCCAACGCCTTCTTCATGAACTCCTGGCGGTGGCACTCTTCCAAGGCGTCCATGAGCGCTATACACGGGTCGAACCGGACCTTGTCCAACTGAGGATGCATTTTGAGATGTCAGTGGAGTGATTTCAATCAAGATTTTTCGCGCGCTTGTGGATTGTAATTTAACCACTGACGATGTCAAAGTCCACAGATGATCAAGATGTGTTAGAGTTCATTAACTCATTGCCCGactccaagtccaacactCCCAAGCCTGAGGGtaaggaagaagatttgTTGGATTTTTTGGACGAGTTGGCCGCTCATGATAAGAAGCCACTGAAGTTGTCCCCCAAGAAAAAGGAAGACCccaaacaagaacaagaacaagaacaggAACAAAAACCCACCAAACCATCGGCCGCTGCCATCGAGTCTGCCAATGAAGAACTCGAGATAGACCccatcaactccatcaccaactggtGGAACAAAGAAGGGTCCACTGCCGTATCAAGTCTCTGGGGGTCTATCACCACAAATGCAACTACCTTGAGTGAAACCACCTACAAAATTGCCAGCGATACCaccaaccagttgaacaCCAAACGGCAGGAGTTCATGAAGGACCAGGAAGAAAACGGCGGCAAGAACTTGCAACagatcaccaacttgaccaataGACTAAACAACATATTGTCCAACATAACCGAACAgatcaacaccattggTGGGGAGGAtgaattgatcaacttggtgattgtgaacgacttgaacaatCTAACCTACctcaatgacttgatttccaagaactttggCAAGGTGATGAACCAGGTCGAAGGAGGTATTAAGGTTCAAATCAATAATTATAACCACAATCACAATCAAGGGGATGAGgttgacttgaacatgtTCACTGGCAAGCTCATTGATGGGGAGAAGTTGtgcttggccaacttggataactcggtcaagaacttcaacaaggccatcgagtttgaaaaacaagAACAAACTGAGTTGAACGAAAAGTTGAATCTCATCAACCGTTCCAATGTGTTTATTTCCATTCAGCCCATAAACGTTTCTGGAGAGGTGAACaaagatgacgatgagaTTGTCATTGACCAGACCAACCCCagctctttcttctttttgatcATTTTAAACgatgtcaccaacaaaatagtcatcaaaaccaaaaccCAGGCATTCCCATTGGTATGGGCCAGCTGGTTAATGGGCCAGCAATTGGACCAGTTCCAGGAGTATGAGGACATTGACCCCAGAGAATGGGTAAAGGACTGGATCAAACTGGGATTGAATTTGTCGTTCGGAGTATTGTCCCAGCAGTATGTGATCAAGAGAATGGGCTTTTAGTATCAATTATATATTAAGTATCATGTTAATGAACCGTAGTTGTGTTGTGTATCAGACTATTGCTGATGTATAATTATTATTAAATTCTATAAACCGTTTGTATTCCGTCGTGTATCATTAAAACAAGTCCGCAAACTCAGCTCTGTGAGGATGGACCAAGTTGTGGAGATTGATGTGATTGTGTGCCATGGGATCGTGGTTGCTCAACAACCGTGAGATGGTGAGATCGTTattggccaacaagttgttgttggcgTCAAACACCAAGGGGCCGTTAAACTTCAACCGGTTAAACTCGCCAGCGGAAACCATGTTTAAGTCGTTCAAGTACATCTTGGAGTTTTGGTGGGATGCCTTGAACAATTCAGGGTAGGATGCTACCAAAATCGATAAGTTATCGGGGTGGATATGAAGAAAGCTATTATGGATCATTTTGTAGTCCTGGTAGCATGGTTTATCTTTTAATACCACCTTGATGTTGTAGctgttcaatttgtttaACAAGGAGAGGTTCAACTTCTGAGCCTGGAAGATAGTGATTGCTTGTCTAAACATAAGAAAAAGATGTGAGTGAAGTTGTTTGTAAATGAGGAGGGAGGCAAGGTATTTATACTGTTTTTTGCTTTTGCAAATGAAGGAGGGGAATTACTGCATATACTTTTCGCAACCAACAAAATTTAGACAGCGATAGTGAGCACCCAGGAGGCTATGGAATAGGGGCTTTCGGGGGTGGGAAAAAAAGGGTGGTAGCGTTGGTAAAGTAGTGAAGAGGGGTGGACACAAAAGCTTGCGGGGATGGATGATGAGGTTAGATGTGTGTCTGATTTATGTTGAGTTGTACAAATACCACCGATCTGCTCGGATTATCTTGACGCAGGCGAACCTATACGAGGCGGTGCGCACACGCCCAAACCAACATATCTTCCCCTCCCGCCTGAGTTCCCCTCATGGGTCGCGCTGTGGTGGCGGTGGCGGTAGCCCTCGCACCAGGGGAGTCAGACGTCGCCAGGAAAATGAGGAGATGGTTCCCCTCCCTCTCACCGGCTGGGCTATGTTGAGTGGCACAAAGCTGGTACAAAAGTAAATAGTTGAGCAGAGGGGAGCGCACCCACCTGGTGGGGGGTGGCGCCTCGCGAGCAACGCCGCGAGCATCgtggtggctgcaaactaCGCGGCTGCAACAAATAGGCATATTATTTGACAAACACTATCACTAGGTTCTAGAAAATATCATCCCGCCGGTGCTCCAACAACGGCATGTTCGTCCGGATGGCTTCCACCCTATCTATATCCAAGtctgccaccaccacctcccAGTAGTCTCCATCAGCATCGACTgtcaattcttcatcataCTTCTTTGCCTCCCCGATCACCTCACCCCAGGGATCAATGATAAGCGAGTTTCCGTAGCTCACGCGCTTGGTGACCTCGccgtcatcatcgtcgtccACCAACTGATGCTCACCGCACTGCGCTGCCATCACCACGTACGATTGGTTGTCAATGGCGCGAG encodes:
- a CDS encoding uncharacterized protein (EggNog:ENOG503NWTK; COG:S), whose amino-acid sequence is MTSHSRYRGDSLDPLESLSDLENNSVTDPQTTDSAVGPSSSSQDAGKDPKPLVDTSSTGSADAKKPLELTKSTTKTTPANMWGILRTALTVYVSLFLILITVLSIYWGSFYHRESRLSNQKTLLVDLDSPIRVNGTEIPGIGRDFVDFVTTDSWAQARCGFTIVNSSYFNAGENITARVAQMVRHQKYWGAVVIGPNVTAGLYEAIQSQNASAATLIPYFINWYYLKSRHLSTFSTTYRYSLEVLETLWVNNGSFNTQSTILQSLSASEQVSLLRNNETVPLMTLKPTINEVDLGASSDISVLGPSQLGLVYAQLFTVYQFMFFQTIYKVVREKISTRSYLFFRWAASNFNALFLSLVYCLATLAFQISVTDTFGHSGFLVLWMILYMFILTNGFISDTVISLVMAYEKPYLVAPCTILNVVVNLATTFSPFELMPRSYRIGYALPMYNTYQLMRVVFFDSWKGTMGVNIGVMWIWIVVGTIVSSWVFVIVKRLDESKRPK
- a CDS encoding uncharacterized protein (COG:U; EggNog:ENOG503NUTS), coding for MTTAVAPDAPTSGTTENYEVATKLFNEQFVSIQPEEYIQFLAVNDEESNAIREYYMDLFQWDPNLLKSTRSLCAKLYLKGESQEIDRILTSFTQSYIKQNPVNVFCTKNFENIYIVLYSLILLNTSLHNAEVNKKSKISQSDYIRNTFTTFIQQDPKLSKKLSIKQRITIERELGNYYEDLSKNELHLKTNVDDKLARIQPITKDSSKGVATTDEKIPNSSSTDKIDDLNLSRQVSGSSIWSSDTNKRNSLSMKRMSSATSSISQFTITNGSRNNNRVGFTRALVSDQNQRFYQQGNSSMVSNGTYGTVRNRQSIRGINGSGLNGAAVNRSSRASIVSRESLATNNDDSMSVVSFESADLDKINLVDPQQQQQQVTQLENFNVDQFQDNFDLTLELQGSPYLKEGLLKLKILNNDQQDNNLPDSTISSGTSSVSTASSTSSRFFSFFSRSSRGNNSESSSLNATSNSVLNNKFVEYFVVVSKGEMNLYSFDPKVVKRHQQKLKKFKQKQQKNLINLDFLNDDDDISTFNDSTEDVGDGNWLKNAANVGNYNLCSAFSQLEKSSLYIKKTSGYIFTLTFPKTSKKPNKKFVFEAGTKEIALEFINTCNFWASKITAIPTFEESVSSIEYGWNDLDQLIGNKANFKKLKSIQKWEPLPQGLYLSTYNYDTSENHYNMMKQFIKTLNYYHNLKKLFKEFNELRIKFIKNFSSQASSSNFLRIQANYESKLLDYKFELKKYKNYLIILGFALQLRFDLEDEEKDREQLEIDLEKDSDNVEFSDTVNDTTVIASSKSSSDNSNDDVDEEDNDEESELSRLVKYEIRKLFIGLKDVGKIIPTFQTSKSISNLNELQSQIPNLTASDFNNSFSLVKSPKTYTLSNYKDNESPINQLLQSQKPKEIVHSFSHNTIKEEDEPEAN
- the PUP3 gene encoding proteasome core particle subunit beta 3 (EggNog:ENOG503NWF8; BUSCO:EOG09264G4X; MEROPS:MER0001710; COG:O): MSDPSSINGGSAVAMVGKDCVAIACDLRLGSQSLGLANNFEKIFTINDKVMLGLTGLATDVTTLNEVFRFKNNLYELREERKIEPQTFANLVSSTLYEKRFGPYFCGPVVAGLNKENKPFICGFDLIGCIDFAKDFIVSGTASEQLYGMCESLYEPNLEADDLFETISQALLNAADRDTMSGWGAVVYVVTKDSVTKRVLKTRQD
- the HSM3 gene encoding DNA mismatch repair protein (EggNog:ENOG503NW38; COG:L), with amino-acid sequence MVSAITNPYTHPDISDALSEAASNVFHQLDQGIVHKTDLELFNRLLINSTVPQSFVESLIPAIDQAVKAPDYYETDPDFVLIAIYETLLSKLPPATVLEYYPIHFITENIQYANQFSLLILKIITRNHSQIELVSNGLLHTILSLYLKDADVMIPIASAIQNLVLVLSDDHNIISELNTAKFKELFANAKTSGDSVLISRLLDLMVVLAPAVQFDLGFPIGGDVLLDLLKIDFYQNLINKENTHIFEAISTPVNRILALYNTRTTDAEIESFLATEIANLIASITFAFPDWELPGLKSYNLYLDLASDVLLLSKINPAKFDDDLLEFVVDYSLFSTKYFRILLNLVKSQKALHFLVQHDKITASLIKNLSLDMLFDLLVELTSTDFGVHYLLNSLPSIVTDFIINDSAISSDVYIAKLEVFEHLLFQDHDLTIWNDQLVDAYKLMKNGRNIRHEARVEIADEAV
- a CDS encoding uncharacterized protein (EggNog:ENOG503P76A; COG:O), giving the protein MHPQLDKVRFDPCIALMDALEECHRQEFMKKALGMCNFEKDELDKCLHHTRVNNANDRIRQSKLRQKEVEQRRKAREEELYGKNNYLKKVIEKQMEQEGSNK
- a CDS encoding uncharacterized protein (COG:S; EggNog:ENOG503P0EY; BUSCO:EOG09264NDD), with the protein product MSKSTDDQDVLEFINSLPDSKSNTPKPEGKEEDLLDFLDELAAHDKKPSKLSPKKKEDPKQEQEQEQEQKPTKPSAAAIESANEELEIDPINSITNWWNKEGSTAVSSLWGSITTNATTLSETTYKIASDTTNQLNTKRQEFMKDQEENGGKNLQQITNLTNRLNNILSNITEQINTIGGEDELINLVIVNDLNNLTYLNDLISKNFGKVMNQVEGGIKVQINNYNHNHNQGDEVDLNMFTGKLIDGEKLCLANLDNSVKNFNKAIEFEKQEQTELNEKLNLINRSNVFISIQPINVSGEVNKDDDEIVIDQTNPSSFFFLIILNDVTNKIVIKTKTQAFPLVWASWLMGQQLDQFQEYEDIDPREWVKDWIKSGLNLSFGVLSQQYVIKRMGF